In Juglans microcarpa x Juglans regia isolate MS1-56 chromosome 8D, Jm3101_v1.0, whole genome shotgun sequence, the following are encoded in one genomic region:
- the LOC121243016 gene encoding patatin-like protein 2, whose amino-acid sequence MENTMSVHPDQQPTSKNLITILSIDGGGIRGIIPATILAFLESQLQELDGEEVRLVDYFDVIAGTSTGGLVTAMLAAPNEKNRPLFDAKDIKPFYLQHGPQIFPQESGIYGAIKNTFRSLIGPKYDGKYLHRILREKLGGTRLDSTLTNVVIPTFDIKQLQPTIFSTSEAKKDSCLNARLSDICIGTSAAPTYLPAHHFKHQNDVGNVREFNLIDGGVVANNPALVAINQVTKQINDANPNFFPIKSTDYGRFLVISIGTGTGKIEKRYNAKMVAKWGILSWLLHGGSVPLVDVFTQSSGDMVDLNLAVVFQALHSEENYLRIQDDTLTGTEASVDASTKENLNKLVEIGENLLKKPVSRVNLETGLSEPVKNCGTNEEALRKLAKKLSQERKWREEKSTHGKVAH is encoded by the exons ATGGAAAACACAATGTCGGTTCATCCTGATCAGCAGCCAACATCAAAGAACTTGATCACCATTCTAAGCATTGATGGGGGTGGCATCAGGGGGATCATCCCTGCAACTATACTTGCTTTCCTTGAATCCCAACTTCAG GAGTTGGATGGTGAGGAAGTTAGACTTGTAGACTACTTCGATGTGATTGCAGGAACAAGCACAGGTGGTCTTGTTACCGCCATGCTAGCTGCTCCAAATGAAAAGAATCGACCTCTTTTTGATGCTAAGGATATCAAGCCCTTCTATCTTCAACACGGCCCTCAGATTTTCCCACAGGAGAG CGGCATATATGGAGCAATCAAAAACACATTCAGATCCCTGATAGGACCCAAATATGACGGGAAATACCTTCACCGGATTCTAAGAGAGAAATTAGGGGGAACTCGACTGGATAGCACATTGACCAACGTTGTTATACCAACTTTTGATATCAAGCAACTACAACCAACCATTTTCTCAACGTCTGAg GCGAAAAAAGACTCCTGTTTGAATGCTCGACTGTCAGACATATGCATAGGCACTTCGGCAGCTCCAACCTACCTCCCTGCCCATCACTTCAAGCACCAAAATGATGTAGGAAATGTTAGAGAATTCAATCTTATAGATGGTGGTGTTGTTGCAAACAATCCG GCTCTAGTGGCCATAAACCAAGTGACTAAACAGATCAATGATGCAAATCCTAATTTCTTCCCAATCAAATCCACGGATTATGGTCGCTTTCTAGTAATCTCAATAGGCACAGGTACAGGAAAGATAGAAAAAAGATACAATGCAAAAATGGTAGCCAAGTGGGGAATTCTGAGCTGGTTACTTCATGGTGGTTCAGTACCATTGGTGGATGTGTTTACTCAATCAAGTGGAGATATGGTAGATTTGAACCTAGCTGTGGTGTTCCAAGCCCTTCATTCCGAAGAGAATTACCTCAGAATTCAA GATGACACATTGACTGGGACTGAAGCTTCAGTTGATGCGTCTACGAAAGAGAACTTGAACAAACTCGTAGAGATAGGGGAGAACTTATTGAAGAAACCAGTATCAAGGGTGAATTTAGAGACGGGTTTATCAGAACCAGTTAAAAACTGTGGCACAAATGAGGAGGCTTTGAGAAA ATTAGCAAAAAAACTTTCACAAGAAAGAAAGTGGAGAGAGGAAAAATCTACACATGGAAAAGTTGCACATTGA
- the LOC121242187 gene encoding protein transport protein Sec61 subunit gamma-like, protein MDAIDSVFDPLREFSKDRIRLIKRYDKPDHKEFTKVAFRTAIGFVVIGFVEFFVKLIFIPINNIIIRSD, encoded by the coding sequence atggatgcTATAGACTCAGTCTTCGACCCCCTCAGAGAATTCTCTAAGGATAGAATCCGCCTCATTAAGCGCTATGACAAGCCTGACCACAAAGAGTTTACAAAGGTTGCGTTCCGTACTGCAATTGGATTTGTGGTGATAGGGTTCGTTGAGTTCTTTGTGAAGCTGATCTTCATTCCCATCAACAACATCATCATTAGGTCCGATTAA